From a single Podarcis raffonei isolate rPodRaf1 chromosome 10, rPodRaf1.pri, whole genome shotgun sequence genomic region:
- the LOC128422185 gene encoding lysozyme C, milk isozyme-like — translation MKVLALTLFCLLISVNEAKVFEKCELAALLKQHGLDGYHGISLADWICTAYHESKYESSAVGPPNTDGSQDYGVFQINSRYWCDNQQGETANGCRISCSAFTNDDITDDIECAKTVVRDPQGMDAWVAWKNHCKGKDLSEWTAGCSL, via the exons ATGAAGGTTCTGGCCCTCACTCTCTTCTGCCTCCTCATTTCGGTGAATGAAGCCAAAGTATTTGAGAAATGTGAACTGGCTGCACTTCTGAAACAGCATGGGCTGGATGGATACCATGGCATTAGCCTGGCCGACT GGATCTGCACAGCTTATCATGAAAGCAAATACGAAAGTAGCGCTGTGGGGCCACCAAACACAGATGGCAGCCAGGACTATGGGGTTTTTCAAATAAACAGTCGCTATTGGTGTGACAATCAACAGGGCGAAACAGCCAATGGATGCAGAATCTCCTGCAGTG CTTTCACAAATGACGACATCACAGATGACATTGAGTGTGCTAAGACAGTTGTTCGTGACCCCCAAGGGATGGATGCCTG ggttGCTTGGAAGAACCATTGCAAAGGAAAGGATCTCTCCGAGTGGACAGCTGGCTGCAGCCTTTGA
- the LOC128422929 gene encoding olfactory receptor 13H1-like, protein MGLANETMVIEFILIGLSEYPRAQTIFFFFLLVVYLTSFLGNGLIIMLIIVDPRLHTPMYFFLCALSSIDIALISNTVPEVLVNCFIYRPTISFYRCLSQMYIGLLLVSTECVLLALMAYDRFVAICQPLHYMKIMSWKFCLCLVAASVGFPFLITLINALLRPTDFCGQNVINHFACELESFLKLACSDIHASELFMQAASISILIPPFGFIVVTYGRIGLAVLRIRSAQGRKKAFSTCSSHLAVVSVFYGTIMIMYLNPQGKSVSEKDKLISVAYGALTPMLNPLIYSLRNRDVKGAFWKLAGRKMSE, encoded by the coding sequence ATGGGACTTGCAAATGAGACTATGGTGATAGAGTTCATCTTGATTGGATTATCCGAATACCCCAGAGCTCAaaccatcttcttcttcttcctcttggtaGTCTACCTCACTAGCTTTCTTGGTAATGGCCTCATTATCATGCTAATCATTGTGGACCCCAGGCTTCATACTCCCATGTATTTCTTTCTGTGTGCTCTATCTTCTATAGACATCGCCCTCATCAGCAATACAGTTCCAGAGGTCTTGGTCAACTGCTTCATTTACAGGCCGACAATTTCCTTCTACAGATGCCTGTCCCAGATGTACATTGGTCTATTACTTGTCTCCACTGAGTGTGTCCTGCTTGCGCTCATGGCATATGACCGCTTTGTGGCTATATGCCAGCCCTTGCACTACATGAAGATCATGAGCTGGAAATTTTGCCTTTGCCTCGTGGCTGCATCTGTGGGCTTTCCTTTCCTGATAACTCTGATCAATGCACTGTTGCGGCCTACTGACTTCTGTggacaaaatgtcatcaatcattTTGCATGTGAGCTGGAGTCGTTCCTCAAACTGGCTTGCTCTGACATTCATGCTAGTGAGCTCTTTATGCAAGCTGCCAGCATCTCTATTTTAATACCTCCCTTTGGTTTCATAGTTGTGACATATGGGCGCATAGGCCTGGCTGTACTGCGCATCCGTTCAGCACAGGGTCGCAAGAAAGCCTTTTCCACCTGCAGCTCTCACCTTGCTGTTGTCAGTGTCTTCTATGGCACAATCATGATCATGTACTTGAACCCACAAGGGAAATCGGTTTCTGAAAAGGACAAGCTCATATCTGTAGCATATGGAGCTTTGACACCTATGCTCAACCCTTTGATCTACAGCCTGAGAAACAGGGATGTGAAGGGTGCCTTTTGGAAACTGGCTGGAAGGAAAATGTCAGAATAA
- the LOC128422720 gene encoding olfactory receptor 13H1-like, whose protein sequence is MAAENETVVTEFILIGLSEYPRVQAVFFWFLLIAYLISVFGNGLIILLSIKDPDLHTPMYFFLCVLSSLDLILTNNALPNILVNCFIYMPTISFSGCLLQMYIGLLVVATECIILAIMAYDRLVAICQPLYYMQIMSWRVCIALVAVSVTLCFLNTVATALLQPRDFCGRHIINHFACELQSFLKLACSDTHISELFMHITSLFLLIPPFGFIVVTYGRIALAVLRIRSAQGRKKAFSTCSSHLVVVSVFYGTIMIMYLNPQGKTVSEKDKLISLMYGVLTPMLNPLIYSLRNKDVKGAFWKRVGRKISE, encoded by the coding sequence ATGGCTGCTGAAAATGAGACTGTGGTGACTGAGTTCATCTTGATTGGATTATCCGAATACCCCAGAGTTCAGGCTGTATTCTTTTGGTTCCTCTTGATTGCCTACCTCATTAGTGTGTTTGGGAATGGACTTATTATCCTGCTGAGTATAAAGGATCCTGACCTTCATACTcccatgtatttctttctttgtgtCCTCTCATCACTCGACCTTATCCTTACTAACAATGCACTTCCAAATATCTTGGTCAACTGCTTCATTTACATGCCCACAATTTCCTTCTCCGGATGCCTGCTGCAGATGTACATTGGTTTGTTAGTTGTCGCAACAGAATGCATCATCCTGGCCATCATGGCATATGACCGCTTGGTGGCTATATGCCAACCCTTATACTACATGCAGATCATGAGCTGGAGAGTTTGCATAGCCCTGGTGGCTGTCTCTGTAACACTTTGCTTTCTCAACACCGTAGCCACAGCCCTGTTGCAACCTAGGGACTTCTGTGGCCGACACATCATCAACCATTTTGCATGTGAGTTACAGTCATTCCTCAAATTGGCTTGCTCAGATACACATATCAGTGAGTTATTTATGCATATTACCAGCCTTTTTCTCCTAATACCACCCTTTGGTTTCATAGTTGTGACATATGGGCGCATAGCCCTGGCTGTACTGCGCATCCGTTCAGCACAGGGTCGCAAGAAAGCCTTTTCCACCTGCAGCTCTCACCTTGTTGTCGTCAGTGTCTTCTATGGCACAATCATGATCATGTACTTGAACCCACAAGGGAAAACGGTTTCTGAAAAGGACAAGCTCATATCTCTAATGTATGGAGTTTTGACACCTATGCTCAACCCTTTGATCTACAGCCTGAGAAACAAGGATGTGAAGGGTGCCTTTTGGAAACGGGTTGGAAGGAAAATATCAGAATAA